One genomic segment of Canis aureus isolate CA01 chromosome 37, VMU_Caureus_v.1.0, whole genome shotgun sequence includes these proteins:
- the LOC144306474 gene encoding uncharacterized protein LOC144306474 isoform X1 has translation MSYKVSDQSSSKLSRSSKTRFSIWRFASEPDKRHIRKRKELRFNDIASAHSSCGLLWSARLGNGDRNVVVASGAMWKKQVTGASRKNGAQDEVPGCAKALLEAHNAHELPRRGQWKEAWGDRDVVTQVLIDGLLKTGQKASSSTSLNS, from the exons ATGTCTTACAAAGTATCCGACCAGTCCTCTTCAAAActatcaaggtcatcaaaaacaag GTTTAGCATTTGGAGGTTTGCAAGCGAACCTGACAAAAGACACATCCGCAAGAGGAAAGAACTCAGATTTAATGACATAG cCAGTGCCCATTCTTCCTGTGGTTTGCTGTGGAGTGCCAGGCTGGGCAATGGGGACAGGAATGTTG tgGTGGCATCTGGGGCCATGTGGAAGAAGCAGGTGACTGGGGCATCCAGGAAGAATGGGGCTCAGGACGAGGTTCCAGGCTGTGCCAAGGCTCTCCTGGAAGCACACAATGCACACGAACTCCCCAGAAGAGGACAATGGAAGGAGGCTTGGGGAGACCGGGATGTGGTTACACAAG taTTAATTGATGGCCTGCTTAAGACTGGACAAAAGGCTTCGTCGTCAACCTCTTTAAATAGCTAA
- the LOC144306474 gene encoding uncharacterized protein LOC144306474 isoform X2, whose protein sequence is MNGWHHLSGFSIWRFASEPDKRHIRKRKELRFNDIASAHSSCGLLWSARLGNGDRNVVVASGAMWKKQVTGASRKNGAQDEVPGCAKALLEAHNAHELPRRGQWKEAWGDRDVVTQVLIDGLLKTGQKASSSTSLNS, encoded by the exons ATGAATGGATGGCACCACCTCTCAGG GTTTAGCATTTGGAGGTTTGCAAGCGAACCTGACAAAAGACACATCCGCAAGAGGAAAGAACTCAGATTTAATGACATAG cCAGTGCCCATTCTTCCTGTGGTTTGCTGTGGAGTGCCAGGCTGGGCAATGGGGACAGGAATGTTG tgGTGGCATCTGGGGCCATGTGGAAGAAGCAGGTGACTGGGGCATCCAGGAAGAATGGGGCTCAGGACGAGGTTCCAGGCTGTGCCAAGGCTCTCCTGGAAGCACACAATGCACACGAACTCCCCAGAAGAGGACAATGGAAGGAGGCTTGGGGAGACCGGGATGTGGTTACACAAG taTTAATTGATGGCCTGCTTAAGACTGGACAAAAGGCTTCGTCGTCAACCTCTTTAAATAGCTAA